The Aphis gossypii isolate Hap1 chromosome 3, ASM2018417v2, whole genome shotgun sequence genome includes a region encoding these proteins:
- the LOC114132386 gene encoding SPARC-related modular calcium-binding protein 2 isoform X2, with translation MNFHSVAELLPWMLLLFSSTGFTSPVQNKEFDCKGRVERCERKKAAARRPVCGTDNISYPSRCALLRVRCFNDSLLRVKHRGRCKEKQPCWVDHTTKSVDPTRTPDSYMPRCKADGTYFRIQCHKKEGYCWCVTPAGKVVSNTIVRGQKPKCDNGRGKWRRGSLQKGGNHRRECSKNDKAIFVNNLVRIFKTEYNREQYAALMNGDRSLLDPTTLDKRAFEWKFNTLDTDKNESLTKIEYRELKRLIRKVVRPKRCSRTFIRSCDADHNNEVSKIEWTNCLSNDETLGKKSSTTSTTTTTTTTTTTTTTTTEIPSSEDYEDKEDGGIGLEEADPEDILQESVATLSGTLPGLMAEGDQEEEAEVNDCLMDRQEALDDPSTSSHKYIPECTTDGRYKRVQCYKSVGYCWCAQEDTGKPIPGTSVKDSNPKCDGIPLLSRPMKGCPEHKKHIFLKELMDYLKQKHSKNDNTSFSNDYESIISDIFHSLDTNHNKVLERKEWKSFREEMAANNKLKRCGKKMPRHCDVNHDNKIGFTEWLNCLNVNHVQTQTQPNESSTTIIAKRRGPNPLESYLKGDD, from the exons ATGAACTTTCATTCAGTCGCTGAGCTATTGCCATGGATGTTGTTGCTATTTTCCTCGACCGGCTTCACATCTCCCGTTCAAAACAAG GAATTCGATTGCAAAGGTCGAGTGGAACGATGCGAGAGGAAGAAGGCGGCCGCCAGGAGACCAGTGTGCGGCACTGACAATATTAGCTACCCGAGTAGATGCGCCTTGCTGCGAGTCCGATGCTTTAACGACTCGCTGTTGCGTGTTAAGCATCGGGGACGATGcaaag aaaAGCAACCCTGTTGGGTGGATCATACAACGAAATCAGTTGATCCAACACGAACACCGGACTCGTATATGCCCCGATGCAAAGCAGACGGCACATATTTCCGGATTCAATGCCATAAAAAGGAAGGATATTGTTGGTGTGTAACACCTGCAGGAAAAGTAGTGTCCAACACCATTGTTCGAGGACAAAAGCCCAAATGTGATAACGGCAGAG gtaaatgGCGAAGAGGTTCTTTGCAGAAAGGAGGTAATCACAGAAGAG AATGCAGTAAAAACGATAAAGCAATATTTGTCAATAATTTAGTCAGAATATTCAAAACGGAATATAATCGAGAACAATACGCAGCATTAATGAATG GTGACCGTTCTCTGTTGGATCCGACTACGTTGGACAAACGAGCATTTGAATGGAAATTCAATACTTTGGACACAGATAAAAACGAAAGCCTTACTAAAATAGAATACAGAGAGCTAAAAAGACTAATTCGCAAAGTGGTCAGGCCCAAGAGATGTTCCAGGACGTTTATTCGTTCATGTGACGCAGACCATAACAACGAAGTGTCAAAAATCGAGTGGACAAATTGTTTGTCGAATGACG aGACATTGGGCAAAAAGTCATCGACAACCTCGACTACGACGACGACCACCACTACTACTACGACCACCACTACAACCACAGAAATCCCCTCGTCAGAAGACTACGAAGACAAGGAAGACGGTGGAATCGGACTTGAGGAAGCCGATCCTGAAGACA TACTACAAGAAAGCGTAGCTACGCTTAGTGGTACTCTTCCAGGTTTAATGGCCGAAGGCGACCAAGAGGAAGAGGCTGAAG ttAACGATTGTTTAATGGACAGGCAGGAAGCATTAGATGATCCATCGACTTCATCTCATAAGTACATACCAGAATGTACAACAGATGGAAGGTATAAACGTGTTCAGTGTTACAAATCAGTTG GTTATTGTTGGTGCGCACAAGAAGACACCGGAAAACCAATACCAGGAACCTCAGTGAAAGATTCTAATCCTAAGTGTGATGGTATTCCTTTACTTTCCCGGCCAATGAAAGGCTGCCCTGagcataaaaaacatatttttttaaaagaacttATGGATTacctaaaacaaaaacacag taaaaacGATAATACGTCATTTTCTAATGACTATGAATCAATAATCTCAGACATTTTTCATTCTTTGgatacaaatcataataaa gtgTTGGAGCGTAAAGAATGGAAGAGTTTTCGCGAAGAAATGGCAGCAAACAACAAACTAAAAAGATGCGGAAAAAAAATGCCTCGACATTGTGATGTAaatcatgataataaaatCGGCTTTACTGAATGGTTGAACTGTTTAAATGTTAACCATGTTCAGACTCAAACACAACCGAATG aatccAGCACAACAATAATTGCTAAAAGAAGAGGTCCTAATCCACTTGAATCATATCTTAAGGGTGATGACTAA
- the LOC114132386 gene encoding SPARC-related modular calcium-binding protein 2 isoform X1 has protein sequence MNFHSVAELLPWMLLLFSSTGFTSPVQNKEFDCKGRVERCERKKAAARRPVCGTDNISYPSRCALLRVRCFNDSLLRVKHRGRCKEKQPCWVDHTTKSVDPTRTPDSYMPRCKADGTYFRIQCHKKEGYCWCVTPAGKVVSNTIVRGQKPKCDNGRGKWRRGSLQKGGNHRRECSKNDKAIFVNNLVRIFKTEYNREQYAALMNAGDRSLLDPTTLDKRAFEWKFNTLDTDKNESLTKIEYRELKRLIRKVVRPKRCSRTFIRSCDADHNNEVSKIEWTNCLSNDETLGKKSSTTSTTTTTTTTTTTTTTTTEIPSSEDYEDKEDGGIGLEEADPEDILQESVATLSGTLPGLMAEGDQEEEAEVNDCLMDRQEALDDPSTSSHKYIPECTTDGRYKRVQCYKSVGYCWCAQEDTGKPIPGTSVKDSNPKCDGIPLLSRPMKGCPEHKKHIFLKELMDYLKQKHSKNDNTSFSNDYESIISDIFHSLDTNHNKVLERKEWKSFREEMAANNKLKRCGKKMPRHCDVNHDNKIGFTEWLNCLNVNHVQTQTQPNESSTTIIAKRRGPNPLESYLKGDD, from the exons ATGAACTTTCATTCAGTCGCTGAGCTATTGCCATGGATGTTGTTGCTATTTTCCTCGACCGGCTTCACATCTCCCGTTCAAAACAAG GAATTCGATTGCAAAGGTCGAGTGGAACGATGCGAGAGGAAGAAGGCGGCCGCCAGGAGACCAGTGTGCGGCACTGACAATATTAGCTACCCGAGTAGATGCGCCTTGCTGCGAGTCCGATGCTTTAACGACTCGCTGTTGCGTGTTAAGCATCGGGGACGATGcaaag aaaAGCAACCCTGTTGGGTGGATCATACAACGAAATCAGTTGATCCAACACGAACACCGGACTCGTATATGCCCCGATGCAAAGCAGACGGCACATATTTCCGGATTCAATGCCATAAAAAGGAAGGATATTGTTGGTGTGTAACACCTGCAGGAAAAGTAGTGTCCAACACCATTGTTCGAGGACAAAAGCCCAAATGTGATAACGGCAGAG gtaaatgGCGAAGAGGTTCTTTGCAGAAAGGAGGTAATCACAGAAGAG AATGCAGTAAAAACGATAAAGCAATATTTGTCAATAATTTAGTCAGAATATTCAAAACGGAATATAATCGAGAACAATACGCAGCATTAATGAATG caGGTGACCGTTCTCTGTTGGATCCGACTACGTTGGACAAACGAGCATTTGAATGGAAATTCAATACTTTGGACACAGATAAAAACGAAAGCCTTACTAAAATAGAATACAGAGAGCTAAAAAGACTAATTCGCAAAGTGGTCAGGCCCAAGAGATGTTCCAGGACGTTTATTCGTTCATGTGACGCAGACCATAACAACGAAGTGTCAAAAATCGAGTGGACAAATTGTTTGTCGAATGACG aGACATTGGGCAAAAAGTCATCGACAACCTCGACTACGACGACGACCACCACTACTACTACGACCACCACTACAACCACAGAAATCCCCTCGTCAGAAGACTACGAAGACAAGGAAGACGGTGGAATCGGACTTGAGGAAGCCGATCCTGAAGACA TACTACAAGAAAGCGTAGCTACGCTTAGTGGTACTCTTCCAGGTTTAATGGCCGAAGGCGACCAAGAGGAAGAGGCTGAAG ttAACGATTGTTTAATGGACAGGCAGGAAGCATTAGATGATCCATCGACTTCATCTCATAAGTACATACCAGAATGTACAACAGATGGAAGGTATAAACGTGTTCAGTGTTACAAATCAGTTG GTTATTGTTGGTGCGCACAAGAAGACACCGGAAAACCAATACCAGGAACCTCAGTGAAAGATTCTAATCCTAAGTGTGATGGTATTCCTTTACTTTCCCGGCCAATGAAAGGCTGCCCTGagcataaaaaacatatttttttaaaagaacttATGGATTacctaaaacaaaaacacag taaaaacGATAATACGTCATTTTCTAATGACTATGAATCAATAATCTCAGACATTTTTCATTCTTTGgatacaaatcataataaa gtgTTGGAGCGTAAAGAATGGAAGAGTTTTCGCGAAGAAATGGCAGCAAACAACAAACTAAAAAGATGCGGAAAAAAAATGCCTCGACATTGTGATGTAaatcatgataataaaatCGGCTTTACTGAATGGTTGAACTGTTTAAATGTTAACCATGTTCAGACTCAAACACAACCGAATG aatccAGCACAACAATAATTGCTAAAAGAAGAGGTCCTAATCCACTTGAATCATATCTTAAGGGTGATGACTAA